A segment of the Aureliella helgolandensis genome:
TGTCCGCTTTTCGGCATGCTCAACACACTCGCATTGTCCGCATCCTTGATCACCACGCTTCCGCCAGCACTGATGCCAGGCAGGCTCACGGCACCACCGACGCTCACACCGAATCCCTTGGTCTCGTCGATCGGCAAGGTCTTGAACAGGTCCTTGACCTCGCGGGCGATCGCCACCGCTGCCGCCACCTCGGCGATGCCGATCTTGTCGACTGACTTCGCACCGTCGGCCGCTTTGGTTAAATCACGGATCTCGCGTGCCAACGCCACCGCCGCTGCCACCTCGACGATGCCGATCTTCTCTTGGCTCGCCTCGGGCGTTGCCTTGACCATTTCATAAATGGGGCCGATCGTCGTCAGGAGCCCGGACAGGTCGCGGACCGAAACGGCCTCAGTGGACTTGGTCGTCTCGTTGACTAGGTCGCGGACCTCGCGGGCCAATGCAATGAATTCGCGGATCTCCGCCGAAGTCACGGTAGCCTTATCCCCATCCGAGGACTTCGGGGTGCTCTTCAGCAGGTCGCGGATATCCCGTGCCAAATTCACTATCTCCCGGATGTCGCCCAAAGTCCCCTTCTCGGCGTCCGCATTCTTGATTACCACGCTTCCGCCAGCACTGATGCCAGGCAGGCTCACGGCACCACCGACGCTCACACCGAATCCCTTGGTCTCGTCGATCGGCAAGGTCTTGAACAGGTCCTTGACCTCGCGGGCGATCGCCACCGCTGCCGCCACCTCGGCGATGCCGATCTTGTCGACTGACTTCGCACCGTCGGCCGCTTTGGTTAAATCACGGATCTCGCGTGCCAACGCCACCGCCGCTGCCACCTCGACGATGCCGATCTTCTCTTGGCTCGCCTCGGGCGTTGCCTTGACCATTTCATAAATGGGGCCGATCGTCGTCAGGAGCCCGGACAGGTCGCGGACCGAAACGGCCTCAGTGGACTTGGTCGTCTCGTTGACTAGGTCGCGGACCTCGCGGGCCAATGCAATGAATTCGCGGATCTCCGCCGAAGTCACGGTAGCCTTATCCCCATCCGAGGACTTCGGGGTGCTCTTCAGCAGGTCGCGGATATCCCGTGCCAAATTCACTATCTCCCGGATGTCGCCCAAAGTCCCCTTCTCGGCGTCCGCATTCTTGATTACCACGCTTCCGCCAGCACTGATGCCAGGCAGGCTCACGGCACCACCGACGCTCACACCGAATCCCTTGGTCTCGTCGATCGGCAAGGTCTTGAACAGGTCCTTGACCTCGCGGGCGATCGCCACCGCTGCCGCCACCTCGGCGATGCCGATCTTGTCGACTGACTTCGCACCGTCGGCCGCTTTGGTTAAATCACGGATCTCGCGTGCCAACGCCACCGCCGCTGCCACCTCGACGATGCCGATCTTCTCTTGGCTCGCCTCGGGCGTTGCCTTGACCATTTCATAAATGGGGCCGATCGTCGTCAGGAGCCCGGACAGGTCGCGGACCGAAACGGCCTCAGTGGACTTGGTCGTCTCGTTGACTAGGTCGCGGACCTCGCGGGCCAATGCAATGAATTCGCGGATCTCCGCCGGAGTCACGGCAGCCTTATCCCCATCCGAGGACTTCGGGGTGCTCTTCAGCAGGTCGCGGATATTCCGTGCCAAATTCACTATCTCCCGGATGTCGCCCAAAGTCCCCTTCTCGGCGTCGGACATGCATGGACACTGAGCGTAGGATGAGGCTAATGACGCGGGGCTTGCAACCAAGGCAACGGCCGTAACGCAATAGAGGCAATACTGGATCATGCGGTTAGGGTACATACGTGTCTCTTTCTTGATTAGAGTCCAATTCCAAAACCTAAAAAAATTGCGGTCATTGCGCATTCAGCTGTCAGCCATGATCGACTGCCCTGCCAACAGCCTTGGCTTCGGTGCATCCACCTCGACCTACCGCTGCATTCAACCTTAGCTGGCGATCATCCGCAGCATCAAAATTGACTGCGGCTTCGACCAGCTAGTTGCAGTTTTGTCAAGGTAAATTCGGTGTCGTCCAGCCACGGTCCGATTCATAGTTTGAGCAAATGACTTCTATGCATCGTACGGGACAGCTGCGTAACCGCTACGGAATTGGTTGGGAAAACAGATACTCAATAAGGGAGCAAACCGGAAGCGCTTGGGAAGACAACCGGAAGGCGCTGGGACACGTTCGTCGTCGAAACTGTGTCCGTGATTGTGCTCAAAGTTGTAGCCCTGGTTTTTGAGCTAGTTGAAGGTCTCGTTTTCGATCCGCCATTGGCAACGGCCGCCCGCAGCAATTGGCAACGCGGTTTCTGCGGTGACGTTGTGATCGGTGCCCCATTGAACATGGATTTGATATCGCCGTCGACTGTCAGATCGCATTGCCCGACATAGTTCACCAGCACCTCGAGGTTGGTCTTGTTGAGAGGCAGACGCTTCGCCCACTGGGTCTCACGATAGGAACCTTTCTTGTCAACCTTGGCCGTGCCCGCCTTGTGTAGCTTCGAGTCGTCACGTTCGCTTCGATCAGCAGATCCTGTACCGCTTCGAACCGTTGACGCAACAATGAAAAAAGTGCATCGGCGGAGAGGAACTGCCGGGTTCGTGGAGAGGGGGGGGAACTGCCGCCATGATCGTGCTCCGCATCCGAGGCTTCTGGAGCGCTCAATGATAAGAAACCGAGCGGGTTTTGACATCGCATGGCAAGCGAGCAAGAGGGCGAACTGCTAGCAAATGCAGCTTCCGCAAATTACGGTGTTTTCAGTGCAGCAGGGAACTGCTGGAACTGCATAGTCCAGTGGACTTTTTCATCCGCTAATCGCGACTTCCTTCCACGTTTCACACGCTGATTTCCGGAACGAGAACCGATGGGAGAGAAAGCTCGCCCGGGTCGATCCAATCTTTTTTCAGCAGAGTCCAGCAGTCCGTGGCAAATTGCCGCTCAATGTAGGCGTAGGGTAACCAGCCGTAACCGGCGTCGCCCCACGTTTCGCCCCAACTGTTGCGGATCAGGATCGCGCCCTTGGGCGAGGTGTCTTTTTCGTCGTCGTAGCCGACCGCCAGCACCGCCTGGCCGCCACGGATCGAGTCGAAGGTTGGGCGATAGAGAATTCTGGACTCGGTGCTTAGCGACTTCGGTACGGAGAATCCGAAAGCGACCGGAAAGCCTGCGGCGAGAAAAGATTTTACGTTTCGCAAGGTCTGCGAGCCGAGGGAGTGACAAAGATTATCGTCGGCGAGGGGGACAGGCACATTTTGCTTTGAAGACTTTGCAAAATAAGCCAGTCCCCGGGCGTCTAACCGCACGTAGCACGCATCCTGATAGGCCAGTGCAAAACCGGCACAAATCAGGCTCGCGTCTTCCGCGACGTCGTCGAATCGCTCAGCATCGGTGTACCAAAGATCGTATGGAACCGCCCCGAATCGCCGCAGTGATTTGAGCGTGGTGCGCAGATCGACGCCGCAATCGCCTGACGTGCGACGTAGCTTGCGTGCCATCTTGTACAGACACAATATCGAACCTTCGAACGCGCGGCCGCGGACACGACGCTCGAAGTACTCGACCAACCCCAGCACGGCACAAACGGCCGAACAGTTGAGCGTTTGCTGGTCTGCTACTGCGGAGAAGAAAGCGGATGGGGCGTCGTCCTCGCCCCGCAGGTCGACGCTTGCCGGCACCGATTTCTGCCCGGACTTGTCCGACTTGAGACGCGCCAGTAGACGGCGGACTTCTTTGTGGTCCGGAGTGTAGTCGCGTGGATCGGGTAGGTCTGGAAACCAGCCCATGCCCGGGGGAATGAATCTTGGCACGGCGAGTCCAAACAAAAGGGAGAAAACCGTCCAGCAGCGTATTCCCTTGAAAATAGATTTCTCGCTATAGTATGGCTACGGAAAGGAACAGGAAGCGTTAACAATTCCGGCTCAACATCCGACCGCCCGTCATGCGAGCTGAGATTTCGCTTCTGCATCGCCGTTGGCCAATTCCCAGATGACGCCTTCACCGGTGCCGTCGCCGCGGAAACGGACGAGCGGATTTTGCTGCTTGCGGTTCAGACACTTGATTGTGTCGCTCAATCTGCGTTTCGAATCCTGTTCGGGTTGCGGCGGCAACGGATCGTCGATCCTCGCGGGCCAACCTTCCTCTTGAAAGGAACTCAGCACTAATTGTTGGTTCACCGCCTGCCACTTGTAGCGTTTCACCGTCTTTCCATCCAGACGCAGCTCATGAGATTCTTCGTCCCAATGCGGGACTAATTCCTGTACAGCTTTGCCATTTGCTTTCCCATTTCCCTCAATCGAATCGGTGTCGTCAGCGGCCGTGAGCGTTTGTCCCCCGGTAACTAAGCGGGCTTTGGATATTCCATCCTTGGTGAGCACGAAGCACGTCCGTTTACAGATGACCGATTTACCTTCAGGCCGAAACTGTCGCTTGTTGTCGCCTGACAATGTTATTTCTCGTGCGTGTTCAACATAGCCAGTCCGCACGAGCCACCGGAAATCGATCTCGCTCAGACCGAGCTTTTGCAAGCTGCGAGTTCCGATGGCGAACTCCCACACATCGCAGTTTGCATCGTCAGCGTACTCGAACGCTTCCAGCAATAAAGCGAAGGCAGCTTGTAGTTTTCTGCAGAGCTTGGCGTGCTTGCCGTTTTCGACGTAACCTGACATGATCTGCCCCGGCTTTAGGACATAGGGAGGCTTCCCTGCCGACGCCTCTGCATCGCGTTGGTTGCCGGCTGGTACCCAGTGTGACGCCATTTTACCCCTGCCAAGTGGGGGACGCAATCTGCCACCCGAACTGCTTTGTGCGCTTTTCACATGACGTGCTTGGCCAACTTTCCCCCGCTGATCATGTCTGACGCCCCGGATCCAGGGCGAAAGTTGGTGATTTCGCTCGGTTTTGGAAGATGTCCAAATCGCAAAGGACGAACCGTCATTTGTCAGTTCAAGCCAAGGCATCTTTGTGTCATTCTTCGGCCATTATTCCCAAATACTGGGCCGCTAACACACTCCGGTCAGGACCGTTGCAAGTTGGCTCAAGAGTCAACCGCTGAGGTTGGACCAACACGTGCATCGGCGCAGGAGCGGTTTGCCGCTTCGGTGCGTTTACCTCTGGCGGTATTGGGAATCCCCTCTGTAGCGAATTCGAAGCACCGGCGTAGCGACTTACGTCTGACGGCACTATCGATTGGTACCAACTCACTTCATCGGATGAGTCCAGAGCAGTTTTGGAAACCGCTTAGGACATGTCCCTGAGGGCCAAACCTAACTCAGTTTCATTGGGGACCACTCCCGGCACGCCAAAGACGACGAGAGATCAAGCCGAATGGAGACTTCGAAAGAGAGACGTGATATCATGCCTGCTCCCCGGCGATGTTGACGGCTCGATCTTTCTGATTCGTTCAGCTCCGCACTGGATCGGCGGTGTCGCTAAATTCCCTCTTTGTCGATACATCTCAAGGTGTTCGTAAACATGAGTGACAAAGTTCCCATACGCGCCTTCGTGAGTTACCGCGACGAATCTTCAGAACACACGGAGCGCGTGAGAGATTTATGCGATCAGCTTCGCCATGACGGTGTGGACGCGATTTGCGACCGCTACGTTCCTGCACCTGAAGAAGGGTGGTCGTGGATGGAACGCGAACTCGAAAAGGCAGCCGCCGGCGCTGGGCACCCCGGCAAGTCAGGAGGAGTGATTCCGTGAACTGCAATGATACTCTGGCTGAAACTCACATCGAAGAAGTGGTAGTGCTAGTGCACGGAATACGGACGTTTGCAAACTGGCAACCGCTGGTCGTGCGCATTCTCGAGGAAATTCCGGGCATCAAAGTCGTCCCGATAAAGTACGGGTACCTTGATGCGATTCGCTTCTGGTGCCCGTTCACTCGTTCCGGGCCAATTGATGATGTTCGTCGCGAAGTTCAAAACGCAAGGAGAAAGCACCCGAATGCTCAATTGTCGGTCATTGCACACAGCTTCGGGACGTACGCGATTACTTCGCTACTGCGCGACAATCCAGATCTGCATCTTAACCGTCTATTATTGTCTGGTTCGATCGTGAGCAGATCGTTTCGATGGGATTATGTAGACGGCCGGCTGGCTCATGACGTGATCAACGACTACGGCACGCGAGACGTATGGCCCGTCTTGGCGAAGTGTCTGAGTTGGGGGTACGGCGACACGGGAAGGCATGGATTCGGACGAGCGGCCTCGGTCAGGGACCGTGGGCATGCATATTCACATAGTGACTTCTTCAACGAAGCATTTGTTCGAACTTACTGGAAGCCATGGTTTGAGGAAGGTCGGTTTGTGACTTCTGAGTGGGAGGAATCTTCCCCACCGTCGCCATGGTTGCTTTCTGTCCTATCGGTCTTCCCTGCCAAATGGCTTACCATAATCGCATTGTTAACTGGTGTCTATTTGATTTGCACCCAACTTCGTCTCGGAAGCGCGACTACACAGCTAAGCGACTCTCCTCAACATGGCGGTGATAGACATGAAGTGGTCGCACCCTCAGAAGCCGCGACTGAAGGTCAGAATGACGCTGTCCTGTCCAGACTGGTACAAGTCTATAGACCGCAATGGACAGGGATTGGTAGCGCGGACGATGTCCACGGCAACACATATAACTATGCCCGGATCTTTGATCCGCAAGAACAGTCGCCACGGGAATGGAAAGCGGACGCATGTGTGTTAACATTCGAGCTTGAGAAGCATACAGCGATACCATGGGTTAGGATCACAGATGTGTCCGTCATCGTGCATGACTATGAGAGACCCCCGGATTACAGGCGCGCGGTATTTGCAGGTGCCGAGTCTGCCCATGTGTTCTACGTCCTAATCGATGACCCCGAACAGTCTGGAACTGACACGTTCTCAGCCGTCTTGCTCGATGAGCACGACCGGCCTTCCGCAACGAAGCTTGTTCGACTTGAAGAGGAACTGCCGGACGTAATTTACCTTCGGATAAATGCCGCCCGTCCCGGCCTTTACACAATCAGCTGTCAAGTGACCGTCAGCTACCAGTCAACCGAGATACTGATTCCATTGATGAAGCCCACTCTGTTTCTCTTTGGGCAGGATTAGGTCGCTTGGCTTGTGTCCCGTACTATTGAACAGGAGTTTACACAATGCAAATGTCCTGCCGACCCCAATCCGCATGGGGTGTGATGGTAGTCATATCGGTCTTGAGCACATCTTGTCAAAAGCACGAAGGACAGCCGCCCAACGCCCAAAAAATCACAGTTTCCGACGACTCCGAACTGGGCAGCGACATTACAGTTGATCGTGTCGATAATCTCGGATCACCGGATATCATTACGCGACTCGCGGCCGTCGACTCACTTGCTGCACAAGGCACTAATTGCTTAACACTCGTCACGCAGTTGCTCGATGATAAAGCAACCGACGACCTCAAGCTGCAAAGTTGCTGTGAAGTTGCGGGAAAGCTCGGACCTAGCGCCTCCGAACTGACGCGCAAGTTAGAGTCTTTGCTGAATGCTAAATCGGAGAATGTTCGGTCCTCTGCGCAGTGGGCATTGCGTCAGGTCGCCACCGTTCGGGCCGCTCGTGCAAGCGACGAAGAGATCGACGCCTTAATTGGTGAGCTAGCCTATCCACCAGAAGGTACAAATGCTGTGAAGACTCTTGTGGATCTCGGCAAGCCTGCAACCCCTCACGTGTCGGATCTGCTGATTATTGGCGCGTTCGACCAGCGCGCTTATCCCCCAAGTCTTCGGGCTCTTCCTATTGTTGGCGCGACTGGTAGACAATCGAGAGAATATTCAACTGCACTGGGCTGGATGTTAAGGAACCCAAAGCTCCAGTACGGAAGCCATTCCGGCAGAGCGGAGGTTATAGAGACAATCGCTCGGCTTTCACGACACGACGAACTTCAAGATAATTTGGTTCCGTTGCTCATTGAAGCCCTTCGCTACCACGAGATCAATATGAACGTGCCAGCTGTAGAAGCGCTGGTCACAATTGGCCAACCCTCAGTGAACCCGATTGCTGAGGCGATAGAGAACGAAATGAGCAGAGATCGCCTGAGCTTCCGACTGATCAAACCGGCCACAGAAATACTAGCTCGTATCGGGCCTGATGCGAAAAGCGCTTTGCCACAGTTGATCAGGGTGTTAGAGCATCCAACTCTGTACGACTACGCTGCAGTGGCCATTTGCGCAATCGATCCCGTCGACGGAATTACCGCTGTAGAGCCAGTTCTGCTCCGACATCTGCGCGATGCCGAACAAGGCGCAAGCGATGCTGCACAAGTCCTGTCCCACGTTTGTCGAGGCACGCCAGCTCTCGCGTCAGCTCTCCTTAGAGCTGCGTTCGCCAACCCAGAAGACACGCAGTCCACTCGGGCGTTAGTCCGGGCTGGCGGCGTTGTGTTAGGCGCCCTCAGGTCAGTCTCAGGCGACTCTATTCGCCACCTTCGGGCAAAACTAAGTGATGACGATCCTTGGATTCGTGGCCGAGCCGCGATTCTCCTAAGCGCCTGCGGCGAGAAAGCGCGACCAGCCGTTCCGGAACTCACGGCGATGCTACGCACTGATTGTAAAGAGGATGCAAATTGGGAGTCTCTTTGGTACGACAAGTTCTATCCGAACGGCGGCTACGCTTTTCCGCCGAAGGGTCCGAGTCCTTTCGGCTACCATCAGGACCAGGCGATGCTACGCCACATTTCACCGATTCGCGCCAAGTACGATATTCAACTGTGGACGTATAAGCCGCCGAATCTACGTCGCTTAGTCGCAGAGTCGCTCGGTCGCCTTGGATCGTTCGCACAGCCTGAATTGATTAGTATCTTGCGTTCTACAGAAGACGAGGTCACCCGGCAATTCGTGTTGCATGCCTTTGAGAATTTCGAGAGACTCGACGACACGTTGCTTACTGTACTTCGGAAGTATCTGGACGACCCAACTCATGAACTGCAGGTAGCTAACATCCTTTCGCAAGAAAAGAACGAAGAGCTCCGACAGGACGTACTCGGCACCCTTCGCGTAGCGTTGGTAGACCCGAGAAAGGCGTTGGGCGCTGCAGTTATCATCTCCCGAGACTTTCCAGAGCACTCACACGAGGCTGTTGAACCACTACTGATAAGCTTGGCTTCTAACGAAGTCGATGCATCGGAGCATGCGGCCGCAAAGAAAGTTTTGGACCAGCTTGTTCAGGTAGGGGATGTTGAGCTGTTAGCGGTTCTATTCCGGACCCTCAGTGACTTGAGCCGGGCCTCAGCTCATGAAACTGCCGGGAGACTACTGGTTAAGGTGGGGGAAGCTTCGGTGCCGCGCCTTGTTGAAGGGGTCGTGTCTAATGAAATGGACCGGCAACTGACGTTGTGGTGTCTTGCCCAATTCGAAGTTCCAGCCGAACACTGGCCACAGCTGATCTCGACAGCCGTAGAAGTGTTGCAAAGCACAGACGAAAGTGAGAAGCGATTGGTTCGAGCGATGTTTCGGCAGAGCGGAAGGGAAGCTCGCGCTTACATTGGTGCGCTTCTACCACTTCTGACCGATGAGCGAACAGCGTTGAACGCGGCGATCTGTATAGGATATTCCGATCCAACAAATGAAGTTTCTGTGGGTGTCTTAGCAGCAATGTGGCGATCTGTTGACAAACACAAGAGATTGAGGGCTGTCGCTACGGCACAAAGCCTCAAGGGACGCGCGGCGAAAAGGGCATACGAGTCTGCCGTCGCTATTCTCCATGATCACACCGCCGAGGTGGAAATTCGCGCAAGTGCAGCACTCGTGATGGTTTCGTTGAACACCGACAGCGGAATAGCTTATGTGATGCCGCTTCTCTCGAAGCTTGAGTCGGCGGCGAGTGCTCCCCAGATTCATTCAACTATTCTGGACCACGCCGATGAGGTCCGGAAAGAAACCTGGGAAGCAGTAGTGCCCTCATTCAAGAATCTGATAGAGGCTGACGACGAAGAACTTCGTCGTTTCGCATGTACTCTCCTTCTTAGCATTGAACCGCGTATTACCGAAGCGGAAGACTCGCTTGCCAAGTGGCTTGCAGAAGACCCAGAGGACTATTTCGTTGCACGCCAAGTCCGATATGCTCTCATCAAGAGCGCTGCCGACCCGAACATATGGTACGAGCGGTGGCTACAGACTGCGGAGGATGTTGATACAGAGGCCGGCTGGGTGCTTGCGGAGGCGGGACCGGGAATCGTGCCGATGCTTTGCGAACTGTTCCAAGACATCGAGCTTTCGGACGAGCGTCGTGATCTGTACGGTGACCTGCTGGGGCGATACCGAGGAGGAGCCACTCTAAGCGTGCCTGTATTGTGTTCGGTAGCCAAGCGTACGGACGACCCACTTCGTTGGCGAGCCATCCATTCACTCGGTCGCCTTGGACCATCCGCGAAAGGCGCGACCGACTTACTGATTACACTACTCTCAGAGAAAGGAGACCGCCTGCAGAAGCAACTCGCTGCAGCTGCTTTAGGTCGGATTGGAGAGGGTGCAGTGAAGGCAATTCCAAGTTTGGCCGCCACCGTTCGGGCTGACGATTTAGATCTCCAGTGGCGAGCCATTCACAGTCTCGGCCAGATTGGCTCAGCGAGTGAAACTGCTCTGACTCAACTCATACATTGCCTGAATGACCCGAACCTTCGCTATTGGTATCTGGCGGCGATCGCGAAGATCGAAACACGTGACGCAAGTCTCGACGAGGCGGTCAAATTACATTTGTCGGATTCGGATCCTGCGATCCGTCGACTCGCACGGCAAATACTCACCAAAGAAACTGCGAACGGCCTTCAGTGATGCAACCACCAGACAACCCATTATCCCCCTCTTTAACATTCGTAGATTACCCACTACGGCGCAATCGCCCTGCAGTGTAGACACGCTCGCTACCGTCTGAGATCTGAATCTGTATACGTAGATACCAGTGATCCTGCCTGAAGCAAAAGAAAGCGGTCCTCTGGAAATAACCGTCCGCGAACATTTGCGGTACCGATCCGCGACGCCGTGTGTAAACGGCGGGACCAAGTTCGGCGGCTTGGCTTTTCGCGCAATTGCGAGCGGTGAAACCGAGAGCTGAATTTGCGCAATCAAATCGACTGTCCTTGCGCAGCAAAGCGATGCCTGACCCGCCTCGTCAACTCCCTGAAAACACACCGATGCGAATCGCGTCCCGCTTGAACTTGCTGAAGATGCATCGATTGCTGAAGATGCATCGACTTCTAGCTCGAGGAAACTGTTGTGAAAGGCAGAAGTGCTTTCCACCGACCGCAGCTAAATCAGACAATTTTGCGGTCAAACTGACATCACCTAGCTTTCAGCGCAGGTCTCCGTTACTGCTCAATGACGAACCGTCATGGTGCACAATGACGCAAGGTGCTGAGATGACCGAGGTGACGGCGACCGCTGCGGTTTGCCGATTCTGGTAATGCTATCAGCAACAGTCTCGCAATAAGTTGGCCGTTGCACCTGGGATTAATGATAGAATCCTACGAGGGTGCAAATCATGGAATATGATTGGAAGCACAGGTTACTAAAGTTTAACGCTTGCGAGATTGAAGGCGCGACAGATGTTCATGGCTATTGTTCTGACCGCCGTAATTGTATCTCCGCAGACATCCGGTGAATCGACGATCGACGAACTAATCAGAGCCATTACGCCTGCGGATCCCGAAGAAGTCGACTCTGGCACCGCTAATCTTGTCACGCAGAGTCGCATCAGCGCATCAAGGCAAAATGCAATCTTTAGATTGGCGTCTATGGGCGACAAATCCTCTCCAGCCATTCCAGTTCTCACCCGCCTCGTTGCGGATCCTCTCGAACCGAAACCCTATAGATTGGCCGAGATCGAAGTCCTGCGTATTCTTGGGCAATTGGCAAGTCTAAGTTTGGATATTCTGCGGCAACTGGGAAACTCGGATGACACTTTAATCAAGGTTGCTGCACAAAGAGCCGCACTATTCGTTGACCCCAAGACACAAAATTACCACTCGAAGCAGGCCTTAGATGATGTCTACCGTTCACTGCTACAACTCTCGAAATTTGAAGACGCCACATTGCTGCGTCATGTCTACGAGTATTGGCAGGAAGGGGACGACAACGTGCGGGGTGTAGCGACACTCGAAGAAGACGACCAAGATCAAAGTAACCCTAACTTTCAAGTAATTGCGCGAATAGTGTTCGAGAATGAAAACGCAGGTTTGCTAATTGCTGAACTATTTTCAACGCATTGCGGTGTTAAGCTCGGCCAACGTTTGATGAATCACCCAGTCATAAAAAACTCGGATGATTTTAGACAAATGATCCTAAAACAGGCCTTCGAGAAGAACGCGCCGACAGACGCTGCGAAGATGCCAGCGAGCGCTGTGATAGGGCTACTGGATTCGAGGGGTCCCTTTTTCGACGGAGAAAGGTCGTCAACCAACCGTCGCATGCTGGGTCTTAGAATGCTTGCAATCACTCAAAGCCGGTCGACATATGAGGATTTTCTAAAGGTTGATTCTTTAGATCCTGAGGTCTGGCAGGGCGTATTCGATGCATATGTAACTTACATGAGGTTCGCCGAGACTGATCCTATGGCAATTGCTTTCGCGGTGTACTTGCGAGAGATTGACAGATGGCCTGATGCGAATGCCAAGGTCGCTTTCCATTGGCTACTAAAACGGGGAG
Coding sequences within it:
- a CDS encoding HEAT repeat domain-containing protein; translation: MQMSCRPQSAWGVMVVISVLSTSCQKHEGQPPNAQKITVSDDSELGSDITVDRVDNLGSPDIITRLAAVDSLAAQGTNCLTLVTQLLDDKATDDLKLQSCCEVAGKLGPSASELTRKLESLLNAKSENVRSSAQWALRQVATVRAARASDEEIDALIGELAYPPEGTNAVKTLVDLGKPATPHVSDLLIIGAFDQRAYPPSLRALPIVGATGRQSREYSTALGWMLRNPKLQYGSHSGRAEVIETIARLSRHDELQDNLVPLLIEALRYHEINMNVPAVEALVTIGQPSVNPIAEAIENEMSRDRLSFRLIKPATEILARIGPDAKSALPQLIRVLEHPTLYDYAAVAICAIDPVDGITAVEPVLLRHLRDAEQGASDAAQVLSHVCRGTPALASALLRAAFANPEDTQSTRALVRAGGVVLGALRSVSGDSIRHLRAKLSDDDPWIRGRAAILLSACGEKARPAVPELTAMLRTDCKEDANWESLWYDKFYPNGGYAFPPKGPSPFGYHQDQAMLRHISPIRAKYDIQLWTYKPPNLRRLVAESLGRLGSFAQPELISILRSTEDEVTRQFVLHAFENFERLDDTLLTVLRKYLDDPTHELQVANILSQEKNEELRQDVLGTLRVALVDPRKALGAAVIISRDFPEHSHEAVEPLLISLASNEVDASEHAAAKKVLDQLVQVGDVELLAVLFRTLSDLSRASAHETAGRLLVKVGEASVPRLVEGVVSNEMDRQLTLWCLAQFEVPAEHWPQLISTAVEVLQSTDESEKRLVRAMFRQSGREARAYIGALLPLLTDERTALNAAICIGYSDPTNEVSVGVLAAMWRSVDKHKRLRAVATAQSLKGRAAKRAYESAVAILHDHTAEVEIRASAALVMVSLNTDSGIAYVMPLLSKLESAASAPQIHSTILDHADEVRKETWEAVVPSFKNLIEADDEELRRFACTLLLSIEPRITEAEDSLAKWLAEDPEDYFVARQVRYALIKSAADPNIWYERWLQTAEDVDTEAGWVLAEAGPGIVPMLCELFQDIELSDERRDLYGDLLGRYRGGATLSVPVLCSVAKRTDDPLRWRAIHSLGRLGPSAKGATDLLITLLSEKGDRLQKQLAAAALGRIGEGAVKAIPSLAATVRADDLDLQWRAIHSLGQIGSASETALTQLIHCLNDPNLRYWYLAAIAKIETRDASLDEAVKLHLSDSDPAIRRLARQILTKETANGLQ
- a CDS encoding lipase family protein, with the translated sequence MNCNDTLAETHIEEVVVLVHGIRTFANWQPLVVRILEEIPGIKVVPIKYGYLDAIRFWCPFTRSGPIDDVRREVQNARRKHPNAQLSVIAHSFGTYAITSLLRDNPDLHLNRLLLSGSIVSRSFRWDYVDGRLAHDVINDYGTRDVWPVLAKCLSWGYGDTGRHGFGRAASVRDRGHAYSHSDFFNEAFVRTYWKPWFEEGRFVTSEWEESSPPSPWLLSVLSVFPAKWLTIIALLTGVYLICTQLRLGSATTQLSDSPQHGGDRHEVVAPSEAATEGQNDAVLSRLVQVYRPQWTGIGSADDVHGNTYNYARIFDPQEQSPREWKADACVLTFELEKHTAIPWVRITDVSVIVHDYERPPDYRRAVFAGAESAHVFYVLIDDPEQSGTDTFSAVLLDEHDRPSATKLVRLEEELPDVIYLRINAARPGLYTISCQVTVSYQSTEILIPLMKPTLFLFGQD
- a CDS encoding trypsin-like serine peptidase — protein: MYPNRMIQYCLYCVTAVALVASPASLASSYAQCPCMSDAEKGTLGDIREIVNLARNIRDLLKSTPKSSDGDKAAVTPAEIREFIALAREVRDLVNETTKSTEAVSVRDLSGLLTTIGPIYEMVKATPEASQEKIGIVEVAAAVALAREIRDLTKAADGAKSVDKIGIAEVAAAVAIAREVKDLFKTLPIDETKGFGVSVGGAVSLPGISAGGSVVIKNADAEKGTLGDIREIVNLARDIRDLLKSTPKSSDGDKATVTSAEIREFIALAREVRDLVNETTKSTEAVSVRDLSGLLTTIGPIYEMVKATPEASQEKIGIVEVAAAVALAREIRDLTKAADGAKSVDKIGIAEVAAAVAIAREVKDLFKTLPIDETKGFGVSVGGAVSLPGISAGGSVVIKNADAEKGTLGDIREIVNLARDIRDLLKSTPKSSDGDKATVTSAEIREFIALAREVRDLVNETTKSTEAVSVRDLSGLLTTIGPIYEMVKATPEASQEKIGIVEVAAAVALAREIRDLTKAADGAKSVDKIGIAEVAAAVAIAREVKDLFKTLPIDETKGFGVSVGGAVSLPGISAGGSVVIKDADNASVLSMPKSGQDGTTDLKSVPNRELVQEARFRAIQNEKSAINREIASLLNRRNIDIGTNILELDASTSSLSRPDSNTIDRLPLSDLYKANQDRVKIVYGPDDRKDPSRVKDLLNILQSQGGSQQDIDMLDGQLKNLESVCCVVDRSAVKKLSSGKYLVELNGTYERLHGTCKDERFSEQPLLSYCTGFIVRDDIIATAGHCTITQAQAENACFIFGFQLDDSGTISTSALILEADQVFFGKTLLDREQAPATGSDWALIQIDRKIPGRDNVNFFNGKIPDNHQVYVIGNPIGLPTKIADNAAVTNNSPDAYFQANLDTYGGNSGSPVFSSQSHELVGILVRGGQDFERLPAEDGTHCKKTWFVGNETSGGESVTRASVVHRALDTFLAAVESYESVPVGARPQVSALLTSTQETK
- a CDS encoding SEFIR domain-containing protein, which encodes MSDKVPIRAFVSYRDESSEHTERVRDLCDQLRHDGVDAICDRYVPAPEEGWSWMERELEKAAAGAGHPGKSGGVIP
- a CDS encoding C1 family peptidase; the protein is MPRFIPPGMGWFPDLPDPRDYTPDHKEVRRLLARLKSDKSGQKSVPASVDLRGEDDAPSAFFSAVADQQTLNCSAVCAVLGLVEYFERRVRGRAFEGSILCLYKMARKLRRTSGDCGVDLRTTLKSLRRFGAVPYDLWYTDAERFDDVAEDASLICAGFALAYQDACYVRLDARGLAYFAKSSKQNVPVPLADDNLCHSLGSQTLRNVKSFLAAGFPVAFGFSVPKSLSTESRILYRPTFDSIRGGQAVLAVGYDDEKDTSPKGAILIRNSWGETWGDAGYGWLPYAYIERQFATDCWTLLKKDWIDPGELSLPSVLVPEISV